In Trifolium pratense cultivar HEN17-A07 linkage group LG7, ARS_RC_1.1, whole genome shotgun sequence, a genomic segment contains:
- the LOC123898198 gene encoding uncharacterized protein LOC123898198, with product MRSTSCCLRLYPTTTSKASLIPTNPPQLNSLEKSRGTWRRPWPCSVVIGVASCFTIIGLQYNNSIQLEHQVMPKEENIMLVAMSNLMDDYDDHVLNNPSSSKVLLVSGSAKWSQKRMCPSWQGNNPLETIVPENLPRPAARRRYEAVRSNSKTAPPLSMSVKLKSNRDSCFSM from the exons ATGAGATCAACCAGTTGCTGCCTTCGTCTCTACCCTACAACTACTTCAAAAGCTTCTCTCATCCCTACAAACCCACCTCAACTTAATTCCTT GGAGAAAAGTAGAGGAACTTGGAGAAGGCCATGGCCATGCAGCGTTGTGATAGGAGTGGCATCATGCTTCACTATAATTGGATTACAATacaacaattcaattcaattggAACATCAAGTTATGCCTAAGGAAGAGAATATCATGTTGGTGGCCATGTCAAATTTAATGGATGATTATGATGATCATGTGTTGAACAATCCATCATCATCAAAAGTACTTTTGGTTAGTGGTTCTGCCAAATGGAGTCAGAAAAGGATGTGTCCGTCTTGGCAAGGAAATAATCCGCTCGAAACCATTGTACCGGAGAACCTTCCACGCCCAGCTGCACGCCGAAGATATGAGGCCGTTCGCTCTAATTCTAAGACTGCTCCGCCACTATCAATGTCCGTCAAACTTAAATCCAATAGGGACAGTTGTTTTTCgatgtga
- the LOC123895435 gene encoding probable protein phosphatase 2C 22 isoform X1, whose product MEEIEGRNSSESRPPHPNPSIASAFRQCQRNDPLVLPCRKSLVRHASLQTKMKLSAEDVTEDCQSDFLPNLRSGGYADIGFRSSMEDVYVCVDNFMQGHGLNKHTDGPSAFYGVFDGHGGKQAADFACNHLPKFILEDKDFPVDIERIVSSAFLQTDNAFAEACSLDAALASGTTALATLIIGRLLVVANAGDCRAVLCRRGKAIDMSRDHKPVCMKEQRRIEASGGYVYDGYLNGQLNVARAIGDWHMEGMKCKDGGPLSAEPELITTKLTAEDEFLIIGCDGIWDVFRSQNAVDFARRRLQEHNDPAVCSKDLVDEALKRKSGDNLSAVVVCFQQHPPPNLVAPRSRVHRSFSAEGLKELQSFLDSLEK is encoded by the exons atggaAGAAATTGAAGGTAGAAACTCTAGTGAGAGTCGACCTCCACATCCTAATCCATCTATTGCTTCTGCATTTCGTCAATGTCAACGCAATGATCCTCTCGTTTTGCCATGCAGAAAATCCCTTGTTCGTCACGCTTCTCTt CAGACTAAAATGAAGTTGTCTGCTGAGGATGTTACTGAAGATTGCCAGTCTGATTTCCTTCCAAACCTTCGTTCGGGAGGATATGCTGATATCGGGTTCCGGTCAAGTATGGAGGATGTGTATGTTTGTGTTGACAACTTTATGCAGGGTCATGGGCTCAACAAACATACTGATGGACCGAGTGCTTTCTATGGG GTGTTTGATGGACACGGTGGAAAGCAGGCAGCTGACTTTGCTTGCAATCATTTGCCGAAGTTCATTCTCGAGGATAAAGATTTCCCAGTTGATATTGAAAGGATAGTTTCTTCGGCCTTTCTGCAAACAGACAATGCATTTGCAGAAGCTTGTTCTCTCGATGCTGCCCTTGCATCTGGTACCACTGCATTGGCTACACTTATTATAGGAAG GTTGCTGGTGGTGGCAAATGCTGGAGATTGTCGAGCAGTGCTGTGCCGTCGTGGAAAAGCAATTGACATGTCAAGAGACCACAAACCAGTTTGCATGAAAGAGCAGAGGCGTATCGAGGCATCCGGGGGTTATGTCTACGATGGATATCTTAACGGGCAACTTAATGTTGCTCGAGCTATTGGTGACTGGCACATGGAAGGCATGAAATGCAAAGATGGTGGACCACTAAGTGCAGAGCCTGAACTCATTACTACAAAACTTACTGCTGAGGACGAATTTCTAATCATAGGCTGCGATGGGATTTGGGATGTTTTTAGAAGCCAAAATGCTGTAGATTTTGCTCGGCGCAGGCTTCAGGAGCATAACGACCCAGCCGTATGTAGCAAGGATCTGGTTGACGAGGCTTTGAAGAGAAAAAGTGGAGACAATTTATCTGCTGTCGTGGTTTGCTTTCAGCAGCATCCTCCTCCGAATTTGGTAGCACCACGCTCCAGAGTTCACAGGAGCTTCTCTGCTGAAGGTTTGAAGGAGTTGCAAAGCTTTTTGGATAGTTTGGAAAAATGA
- the LOC123895435 gene encoding probable protein phosphatase 2C 22 isoform X2, translating to MEEIEGRNSSESRPPHPNPSIASAFRQCQRNDPLVLPCRKSLVRHASLTKMKLSAEDVTEDCQSDFLPNLRSGGYADIGFRSSMEDVYVCVDNFMQGHGLNKHTDGPSAFYGVFDGHGGKQAADFACNHLPKFILEDKDFPVDIERIVSSAFLQTDNAFAEACSLDAALASGTTALATLIIGRLLVVANAGDCRAVLCRRGKAIDMSRDHKPVCMKEQRRIEASGGYVYDGYLNGQLNVARAIGDWHMEGMKCKDGGPLSAEPELITTKLTAEDEFLIIGCDGIWDVFRSQNAVDFARRRLQEHNDPAVCSKDLVDEALKRKSGDNLSAVVVCFQQHPPPNLVAPRSRVHRSFSAEGLKELQSFLDSLEK from the exons atggaAGAAATTGAAGGTAGAAACTCTAGTGAGAGTCGACCTCCACATCCTAATCCATCTATTGCTTCTGCATTTCGTCAATGTCAACGCAATGATCCTCTCGTTTTGCCATGCAGAAAATCCCTTGTTCGTCACGCTTCTCTt ACTAAAATGAAGTTGTCTGCTGAGGATGTTACTGAAGATTGCCAGTCTGATTTCCTTCCAAACCTTCGTTCGGGAGGATATGCTGATATCGGGTTCCGGTCAAGTATGGAGGATGTGTATGTTTGTGTTGACAACTTTATGCAGGGTCATGGGCTCAACAAACATACTGATGGACCGAGTGCTTTCTATGGG GTGTTTGATGGACACGGTGGAAAGCAGGCAGCTGACTTTGCTTGCAATCATTTGCCGAAGTTCATTCTCGAGGATAAAGATTTCCCAGTTGATATTGAAAGGATAGTTTCTTCGGCCTTTCTGCAAACAGACAATGCATTTGCAGAAGCTTGTTCTCTCGATGCTGCCCTTGCATCTGGTACCACTGCATTGGCTACACTTATTATAGGAAG GTTGCTGGTGGTGGCAAATGCTGGAGATTGTCGAGCAGTGCTGTGCCGTCGTGGAAAAGCAATTGACATGTCAAGAGACCACAAACCAGTTTGCATGAAAGAGCAGAGGCGTATCGAGGCATCCGGGGGTTATGTCTACGATGGATATCTTAACGGGCAACTTAATGTTGCTCGAGCTATTGGTGACTGGCACATGGAAGGCATGAAATGCAAAGATGGTGGACCACTAAGTGCAGAGCCTGAACTCATTACTACAAAACTTACTGCTGAGGACGAATTTCTAATCATAGGCTGCGATGGGATTTGGGATGTTTTTAGAAGCCAAAATGCTGTAGATTTTGCTCGGCGCAGGCTTCAGGAGCATAACGACCCAGCCGTATGTAGCAAGGATCTGGTTGACGAGGCTTTGAAGAGAAAAAGTGGAGACAATTTATCTGCTGTCGTGGTTTGCTTTCAGCAGCATCCTCCTCCGAATTTGGTAGCACCACGCTCCAGAGTTCACAGGAGCTTCTCTGCTGAAGGTTTGAAGGAGTTGCAAAGCTTTTTGGATAGTTTGGAAAAATGA